The Brachyspira aalborgi genome has a segment encoding these proteins:
- a CDS encoding LysR family transcriptional regulator encodes MEFRALKYFLIAAREGSITKAANRLNLTQPNLSRQISSLERDIGKKLFIRSNYKIKLTSEGVLLKKRAEEIMDLIDKTRTEFKSNDKIIAGDIYIGTAETKAIDLIAKIIKEMQNDYPNIIYHIHSGNYGDITDKLDNGLIDFGVLIEPADLSLYDYIEIPTEEVWGILARRDSKIAKKKFIEKKDLLNLPIIVPKTLMHNKSDNNKFLQWFKDDIEKLNIVLTKNLVYSSIFMVKEGIGYSLTIIDINNKDICFIPLKPKLKPRINIVWKKGQIFSQAGKIFLDKLCDKLEIKN; translated from the coding sequence ATGGAATTCAGAGCTTTAAAATATTTCTTAATAGCCGCAAGAGAAGGCAGTATAACCAAAGCCGCTAATCGTCTTAATCTAACTCAACCTAATCTTTCAAGGCAAATAAGTTCTCTTGAAAGAGATATTGGCAAAAAACTTTTTATAAGAAGCAATTATAAAATAAAACTTACAAGCGAAGGCGTTTTACTTAAAAAAAGAGCCGAAGAGATAATGGATTTAATAGACAAGACAAGAACGGAGTTTAAATCAAATGACAAAATAATAGCGGGAGACATTTATATAGGAACTGCGGAAACTAAAGCGATAGATTTAATAGCTAAAATAATAAAAGAAATGCAAAACGATTATCCTAATATAATTTATCATATTCATAGCGGAAATTATGGAGATATAACCGACAAACTTGATAACGGATTAATAGATTTTGGAGTTTTGATAGAACCAGCCGATTTGTCTTTATACGATTATATAGAAATACCGACAGAAGAAGTTTGGGGAATATTGGCAAGAAGAGATTCTAAAATTGCTAAAAAGAAATTTATAGAGAAAAAAGATTTACTCAATTTGCCTATTATAGTTCCTAAAACATTGATGCATAATAAATCCGACAATAATAAATTTTTACAATGGTTTAAAGACGATATTGAAAAACTTAATATAGTTCTTACTAAAAACCTCGTTTATAGTTCAATTTTTATGGTAAAAGAAGGAATAGGATATTCTCTTACGATTATCGATATAAATAATAAAGATATTTGTTTTATTCCGTTAAAGCCTAAACTTAAACCAAGAATAAATATAGTTTGGAAAAAAGGACAGATATTTTCTCAAGCGGGAAAAATATTTTTAGATAAACTTTGCGATAAATTAGAAATTAAAAATTAA
- a CDS encoding flavodoxin — MNILVAYFSASGITKEVAENIAEVSGAKLFEIIPKVPYSKADLDWTDNKSRSTIECKDKNSRPEISNRIDISPFDAIIIGFPIWWYNAPNIIFSFLEAYDFSGKIIVPFCTSGGSELEPAPRYMQKCCPKAIFKTGKRFNFGANRLSIKRWLESLGLNK, encoded by the coding sequence ATGAATATATTAGTAGCTTATTTTAGCGCAAGCGGAATTACAAAAGAAGTTGCCGAAAATATCGCTGAAGTTTCGGGAGCGAAGTTATTTGAAATAATCCCAAAAGTTCCTTACAGTAAAGCGGATTTAGATTGGACAGATAATAAAAGCCGTTCTACTATAGAATGCAAAGACAAAAACTCTCGTCCAGAGATTTCAAATAGAATAGACATTTCGCCATTTGACGCTATTATTATAGGTTTTCCAATTTGGTGGTATAACGCCCCGAATATAATTTTTAGCTTTTTAGAAGCTTACGATTTTAGCGGTAAAATTATAGTTCCTTTTTGCACAAGCGGAGGAAGCGAACTTGAGCCTGCGCCTCGTTATATGCAAAAATGTTGTCCTAAAGCCATATTTAAAACAGGAAAACGATTTAATTTTGGAGCAAATCGATTAAGCATAAAAAGATGGCTTGAAAGTTTAGGATTAAACAAATAA
- a CDS encoding flavodoxin, producing MTKRIIIFLTSLIFFTGAFLNAQNSKTLIVYFSWGGNTRVAAENTKRLTGADIFEITVKNPYPTDYSQCVNQAREEQRTDFLPELNGNVNNLSQYDTIIVAFPNWWGTYPQAVKKFLIDNRDISSKKIALLCTHAGSRLGRSVNDLKALYPNANILESLAISGSSVRNSENDIRNWLKKIGLL from the coding sequence ATGACAAAAAGAATTATAATATTTTTAACAAGTTTAATATTTTTTACGGGAGCTTTTCTAAACGCTCAAAATAGCAAAACGCTTATAGTTTATTTTTCTTGGGGCGGAAATACTAGAGTAGCCGCCGAAAATACTAAAAGATTAACGGGAGCGGATATATTTGAGATAACGGTTAAAAATCCTTATCCAACAGATTATAGTCAATGCGTTAATCAAGCGAGAGAGGAACAGAGAACCGATTTTCTTCCCGAGCTAAACGGAAATGTAAATAATTTATCTCAATACGATACGATTATTGTCGCTTTTCCAAATTGGTGGGGAACTTATCCTCAAGCCGTGAAAAAATTTCTAATCGATAATAGAGATATTTCTTCTAAAAAAATCGCTCTTCTATGCACGCATGCAGGCTCAAGACTCGGAAGAAGCGTCAACGATTTAAAAGCTTTATACCCAAACGCGAATATACTTGAAAGTTTGGCTATAAGCGGAAGTTCGGTTAGAAACTCTGAAAACGATATAAGAAATTGGCTTAAAAAAATAGGGCTTCTGTAA